The Thalassomonas actiniarum genome contains the following window.
TTAACTGACATACCCGGGAGCTAAACGGGAAAACAGTATCAAGGCATGCTGGAGATTGCTTTGTCTGCGGTATTGGCGTTAACCGGACTTGTCGATACTACTTTAGTATAATTTCATTATATTCAAGTAGTAATGTTAACGGCCTTAGGCTAATTTTGATGGGTTTAAGCCGGTTAACTTTTTGCCTGGCCACTTTTTTGAAGCGAAAAAGAATACTTATCTACACGTTGGAAGTTTGCAGTAAGCGGGAATAAGGAAATTAAGTTCACATTGAACGGGTTTGAAGTACTTCAAACTTAACTTAGCTTATCCGTAAAGGATAAAAACATGCAAAAGGAGCATTGAACATGCAAGCAAATACCTATCTGGACTATGAAGGAATAAAAGGCGAAGCCACGGCTGAAGGTTATAAGGATTTGATCACCATTAAGTCTGTTGACTGGAATGTTACCCGTGAACTCTCCGCCCATACAGGTACCGCACAAGACCGTGAAGCCAGCGCCACCCGTTTGGGTGATGTGGTGATCACTAAGTTGCAAGACAGCGCCTCTCCTGACTTGTTCAAGGAAGCCACTATAGGTAAAGGCAAAAAAGCGGTTTTTCATATCACCAAACAAGGAGATAAAATCGAAGAAATCATGAAAATCGAACTCACCGATGCCATGATTTCCAACTACAGTGTGTCGATTCAGGCAGACAGACCCACCGAAAGCATCACCATCAGCTACACCGAAATGATGATGACGGTTACGCCGACAGACGATAAAAACAATGTCACTGCGCCGCTGGTTTATGGCTACAGTGGTGTTAAAGGTCAGCAAATGTAAGTTTTATACTGCTGACGGCCCCGGGGCTTTCTCCCTAAAAAGTTTCCGGGGCTTTTCCTTTGATGTTGGCTACAGGTATAGAGGCAAGGAATGCAAAAGGCTACGCAAGAAAACAATGTCATCA
Protein-coding sequences here:
- a CDS encoding Hcp family type VI secretion system effector translates to MQANTYLDYEGIKGEATAEGYKDLITIKSVDWNVTRELSAHTGTAQDREASATRLGDVVITKLQDSASPDLFKEATIGKGKKAVFHITKQGDKIEEIMKIELTDAMISNYSVSIQADRPTESITISYTEMMMTVTPTDDKNNVTAPLVYGYSGVKGQQM